A window of Puniceicoccus vermicola genomic DNA:
TTCCGACACTCGAAGTAATCTGACGAACAGCGCATTCCTTGCTCGGGTGAAGTGTCTGTAGGTCTTTTTACTTCCAAAGCGCGACAAGACTTCTCATCCGCATTGGGCGAGTTGGCAGCCGATTGGCGAGGGTGCTTTCTCTTTTCATCAACCTGACAGTTTTGCGCCGATCGCCTTTGCTTAAATAAGGGGAGAAACTCACACGAGATATTCTTTATGAAGACCCTTGATCTGCGAGTTGCCGTTGGGGGTTCGAAAGGCCGAGTTTGTAGTGAATTTGGTTGATTCGGACGGATATGGGTTCGTTGGGGAGTGCTATATAGGGCCCTTTAAGCATCTGCCAAATATTCTATTTACCAAAATAGGAGAAACCTATCGGTTCGAAGTGGAGATCCCAGGCTGGATCGAAAACGAAACGATCCGTTTCCATTTTCCAACTCATTGTACGCTAGCGATCCATTCGATTTACGTCGAAGAAGAGAATTTTTCTTTACCTCCTCCTTCGAGAAGGAAGCGCTGGGTGGTGCATGGAGATTCAATAACGCAGGGTGCGAATTACTCGACTCCTCGCATGGCTTGGCCTGACATGGTTGCCCGCGAGCTGGACTGGGACGCGGTCAATCTGGGAATCGGTGGATTTGGCGTGTTTGACCCGCGGGTAGCGGAGTACGTGGCCAGTCTACCCAGAGATTTTGTCAGTATCCACTGTGGTGCCAATTTGAATGGAAAGGAGGATCATCGGGAGAGGATCCGGCAGTTCCTGTCGATCGTGTTGGCCAATGGTTTTTCAGCGCCGTGTTTGGTGGTCACCCCCATCGTTTGCCTGACGCGTCAAGTGCAGCCGATTCGTGATCAGATCCGTGAGGTCGTGGAGAGTTTCGGTATACCGAATCTTCGGTGTGTAGACGGATTATCGGTCGTGAATCAGCTCAGTGCTTTGAACAGCGACGGCTTGCATCTCAACGACTGGGGAGAGATCTCGTATTACCGATCAATTGTTCGAATATTTAGAGAATGGAGCATTTCATCGAATGAGTATTTTTAGACATGTAGGGTTCCGAAGGCGGGTTGGTCTGTGTCATTCTGGTATTTTGGGAGGCCTTGTGTTGCATGTTTGGGCTGAAGGTGAGGGTGGAAAATATAGCCAAATGTAGATCGAAAGCTCGTCATTAATAATAGGTGTCGAGGTATTCAGCCAGCGGGTAGCTTTTCGCTTGGGAAATGACTCGCCCTCTCTTGCGTAGGATCTAATGCCGGTTACCGAGCATCCCGCTCCGAGGCATGCCCCCATTCAGGTCGTTGAAAAAGGTAAAACCGACGCTGTAATCGTTCTTCGCTCTTAGGGAACTAAAGAGTTGAAGCCAATGGTCGAAGAGCTGCGAAAAGTCTTTCAACTGACAACGGGAGCCGAGTTAAAAGTAATTAGTCCTGAGGAGGCTCTCGCACACGACGGCGTGTTGATTAATATTGGGAACTGGCCTGGGGCAAGAGAGGTTGGGCTCGTAGGGTCGGAAATGCCGATTGAGGGCTTTGCCATAAAGACTGCTCCCAATCAGATTTTTATCGTAGGTCACGATGATTTTTCGGTCGACGGGATTGAGGGGCTTGTATCAAACGGCACGGCGTGGGGAGTTTCGGAGTTTATGGAGCGGTTTTTAGGGGTGCGTTGGTATTGGCCGATCGACTTGGACGGCCGTTCGATTGTTGAGCGCAGTAGCATTACGATAGACCCTGTTTATTTGAGCGACGCTCCTGTTTTTCGAAAGCGAATTTACTGGCCCCCGTTCAGTCCGATCAAGCATTACGGGAGACAGAATTTTGGTGATCTTCTTCGCTCGCTTCGGGCAGGCTCTTCCTGGCCGATTCAGCTTGAGGTGCACACACCTCGTTCTTGGCATGAGAACGAGGACTACGTTAAAAATCGTCCAGATATTTTCGAGAAAAATCAGGATGGCACCCGGACGTGGGAGATGCTGGATTACGCCCATCCAATGACCCTCCAAACCTATTTGGAGGAGATTGCCGACTATGTGGAGAATGGGACCCCTAAGGACTTTATCCGGGGTAAAACGGTTACCGTATCACCCGCTGATTTTGCGGTAAACTCTTACTGTGAAGAAG
This region includes:
- a CDS encoding GDSL-type esterase/lipase family protein; amino-acid sequence: MHGDSITQGANYSTPRMAWPDMVARELDWDAVNLGIGGFGVFDPRVAEYVASLPRDFVSIHCGANLNGKEDHRERIRQFLSIVLANGFSAPCLVVTPIVCLTRQVQPIRDQIREVVESFGIPNLRCVDGLSVVNQLSALNSDGLHLNDWGEISYYRSIVRIFREWSISSNEYF